One Chordicoccus furentiruminis DNA window includes the following coding sequences:
- a CDS encoding PhoH family protein, with amino-acid sequence MELPAGQAKNIFGQLDRNLRQIEDALHVSIIPRGGIVKIRGRREDVAETMQVLSTLRILAERGGDISTQQVTYALTAQGGEERASLLSADEDIIIHTAAGRPVKPKTPGQKRYVDSIRDNMITFGIGPAGTGKTYLAMAMAIRAFRAEEVTRIILTRPAIEAGEKLGFLPGDLQSKIDPYLRPLYDALYDIMGAEAFMKHSERGEIEVAPLAYMRGRTLDNAFIILDEAQNTTPSQMKMFLTRIGFGSRVVVTGDRTQKDLPSGTVSGLDVAARVLGRLDEIGFSELTYRDVVRHPLVQKIVEAYESYEKRESGRVRARAVHAAGRRGPDGHRMDREHL; translated from the coding sequence ATGGAACTGCCCGCGGGGCAGGCAAAAAACATTTTCGGCCAGCTTGACCGCAATCTGCGGCAGATTGAGGACGCACTGCACGTCAGCATCATCCCCCGCGGCGGTATCGTCAAGATCCGGGGCCGCCGCGAGGATGTGGCGGAGACGATGCAGGTTCTATCCACGCTGCGGATTCTTGCGGAGCGCGGCGGCGACATTTCCACTCAGCAGGTCACTTACGCGCTCACGGCGCAGGGCGGAGAGGAACGTGCCTCTCTGCTTTCTGCGGATGAGGACATCATCATCCACACAGCCGCCGGACGTCCGGTCAAACCGAAAACGCCCGGACAGAAGCGGTATGTGGACTCCATCCGCGACAATATGATCACATTCGGCATCGGACCGGCCGGAACCGGCAAGACCTATCTCGCGATGGCGATGGCGATCCGGGCATTCCGCGCGGAGGAGGTCACACGGATTATCCTCACCCGCCCCGCCATTGAGGCCGGCGAAAAACTTGGCTTCCTTCCCGGCGACCTGCAGAGCAAGATTGATCCTTACCTCCGGCCTCTGTACGATGCGCTCTATGACATCATGGGCGCGGAGGCCTTCATGAAGCACTCGGAGAGAGGCGAGATCGAGGTCGCGCCCCTTGCCTACATGAGAGGACGGACGCTGGACAATGCGTTCATCATTCTGGATGAAGCGCAGAACACAACGCCTTCCCAGATGAAAATGTTCCTGACACGGATCGGCTTCGGCTCCAGGGTTGTCGTAACCGGTGACCGGACACAGAAGGATCTGCCGTCCGGTACGGTGAGTGGGCTCGATGTGGCCGCCCGCGTGCTCGGCCGCCTCGATGAGATCGGATTCTCCGAGCTGACCTATCGCGACGTGGTCCGCCATCCTCTGGTGCAGAAGATTGTGGAAGCCTATGAATCATATGAAAAGCGTGAAAGCGGACGGGTGCGCGCACGCGCCGTCCATGCCGCTGGGAGGAGAGGGCCTGATGGTCACCGTATGGACAGAGAACACCTATGA
- a CDS encoding glutamate-5-semialdehyde dehydrogenase produces MTLEEIGRMARAAMPAVSGLGTDQKNAVLRDAADRLERRSAELLAANGEDLRAARESGMPDGLYDRLKLTAERIHGMADGLRAVAQLEDPIGSVRDMRRRPNGLEIGRMTVPIGVIGVIYEARPNVTSDVFALCFKTGNVSILKGGSDAIHSNIAIVRVLKDTLKAHGVTDGALSLITDTSREATVSFMHMDSYVDLLIPRGGAGLIRTVVKESSIPVIQTGTGNCHVYVDETADIGMAVRIIFNAKTQRIGVCNAEESLVVHRDIAPALLPALEARLSEKHVELRADPEAASHLRCSVPATEEDWGKEYLDYILSIRTVSSIEEAIAHINRYNTGHSETIVTRSYAHAQQFLREVDAAAVYVNASTRFTDGFEFGFGAEIGISTQKLHARGPMGLDALTTYKYIIYGNGQIRE; encoded by the coding sequence ATGACACTCGAAGAGATCGGCCGGATGGCACGGGCGGCGATGCCTGCTGTCTCAGGCCTCGGAACGGATCAGAAAAACGCCGTTTTGCGAGATGCAGCAGACCGGCTTGAACGCCGTTCGGCGGAGCTTCTGGCGGCGAACGGGGAGGACCTCCGGGCAGCCCGGGAATCCGGCATGCCCGACGGACTCTACGACCGACTGAAGCTGACCGCGGAACGGATTCACGGCATGGCGGACGGGCTGCGTGCCGTAGCTCAGCTCGAGGATCCCATCGGGTCGGTCCGTGACATGCGCAGGCGGCCGAACGGCCTTGAGATCGGCCGGATGACCGTGCCGATCGGCGTCATCGGCGTGATCTACGAGGCGCGGCCCAACGTGACCTCGGATGTCTTCGCGCTCTGCTTCAAGACCGGGAATGTCTCCATTCTGAAGGGCGGAAGCGACGCGATTCACTCGAACATCGCCATCGTCCGCGTGCTGAAGGACACGCTAAAGGCCCATGGCGTCACGGACGGCGCACTGTCACTGATCACGGATACTTCCCGTGAGGCGACTGTCTCGTTCATGCACATGGATTCCTATGTGGATCTTCTGATCCCTCGCGGCGGTGCCGGCCTCATCCGCACCGTTGTGAAGGAAAGCTCGATCCCCGTGATTCAGACCGGTACCGGCAACTGTCATGTCTATGTCGATGAAACCGCAGACATCGGGATGGCTGTCCGGATCATCTTCAACGCCAAGACGCAGCGGATCGGCGTCTGCAACGCGGAGGAATCACTGGTGGTTCACAGGGACATCGCACCGGCGCTCCTGCCGGCTCTGGAGGCAAGGCTTTCAGAGAAGCATGTGGAGCTGCGGGCGGATCCGGAGGCCGCCTCTCATCTCCGCTGCTCTGTCCCGGCGACAGAGGAGGACTGGGGAAAAGAGTATCTCGACTACATTCTCTCGATCCGGACTGTCTCCTCGATCGAAGAGGCGATCGCTCACATCAACCGGTACAACACCGGTCACTCCGAGACGATCGTGACCCGAAGCTACGCCCACGCGCAGCAGTTTCTCCGGGAGGTCGATGCGGCGGCCGTCTACGTCAACGCCTCCACCCGCTTCACAGACGGATTTGAATTCGGCTTCGGAGCCGAGATCGGCATCAGCACGCAGAAGCTTCACGCAAGAGGCCCGATGGGGCTTGACGCGCTGACAACCTACAAATACATCATCTACGGTAATGGCCAGATCAGGGAATAA
- a CDS encoding ISAs1 family transposase, whose translation MIEFLRTVPDPRKERNRRHDHAEILLCLAIGYAAGKTSYRRAMEWCERHISFLRTGMTLKNGVPSVSTVSRLMSSIDEELFLYAFMEWIGEILDSRGLHLIIDGKALRGATSKVRGERTPMIMNVIDAQTKLVLCQYPIDCKENECAAIPKLLKLLNIRGSTVTIDAIGTNTGIMEQIVQAGGHYVLTVKRNNPETYEDLVRTFQELGKTYEDSQADGSCKKRYQELLAKYEQDDHYEKNRERHEHRYYQVCHDPTVLERTMRDWGSVKTVGCVRQIRIPVRRNEKGEETTPDEKTFLQNREKTIGADADDGRSAKVQMVGVVSDRELSLDEMAKIKRQHWMIENSLHHVLDDTFREDRSPAKRSRNNLALIRKISYNVLRIAFKEEISPGVMTERMDIFADSPDLITKYFFSPILSLN comes from the coding sequence TTGATCGAGTTCCTTCGGACAGTTCCGGACCCAAGAAAAGAACGGAACCGGCGCCACGACCATGCGGAGATACTGCTGTGCCTGGCTATAGGATATGCGGCGGGAAAGACATCCTATCGCAGGGCGATGGAGTGGTGCGAACGCCATATATCATTTCTCCGTACAGGGATGACATTGAAAAACGGGGTCCCATCCGTATCAACGGTCAGCAGGCTGATGTCTTCGATCGACGAGGAGTTGTTTCTTTATGCCTTTATGGAATGGATCGGAGAGATCCTGGACTCACGGGGACTGCATCTGATCATTGATGGGAAAGCGCTGCGCGGGGCAACATCAAAGGTCCGGGGCGAACGGACCCCTATGATCATGAATGTGATCGACGCGCAGACGAAGCTCGTACTGTGCCAATATCCCATTGATTGTAAGGAAAACGAATGCGCGGCGATACCGAAGTTACTGAAGCTGCTGAATATCCGGGGAAGTACAGTGACTATAGACGCGATCGGCACCAATACTGGTATCATGGAGCAGATCGTGCAGGCGGGCGGTCATTATGTATTGACCGTAAAAAGGAACAATCCAGAGACATATGAAGATCTGGTCAGAACTTTTCAGGAACTGGGAAAGACCTACGAAGACAGTCAGGCAGATGGATCCTGTAAAAAGCGGTACCAGGAACTCCTCGCAAAGTATGAGCAGGATGACCACTATGAAAAAAACAGGGAACGGCATGAACATCGATACTACCAGGTGTGTCATGACCCGACGGTATTGGAACGGACCATGAGGGACTGGGGATCTGTAAAAACGGTCGGATGTGTACGGCAGATACGGATACCAGTCCGGAGAAATGAGAAAGGCGAGGAGACAACGCCAGATGAAAAGACATTTTTACAAAACAGGGAAAAAACAATAGGGGCAGACGCTGATGACGGGAGATCGGCAAAGGTCCAGATGGTCGGGGTGGTATCAGACAGAGAGCTCAGTCTGGATGAGATGGCAAAGATCAAACGGCAGCACTGGATGATAGAGAACAGTCTTCATCATGTGCTGGACGATACATTCCGGGAAGATCGCTCACCAGCTAAAAGATCCAGGAATAATCTGGCCCTGATCAGAAAGATCAGTTATAACGTGTTGAGGATAGCCTTTAAGGAAGAAATATCCCCAGGCGTTATGACTGAAAGGATGGACATATTTGCTGATAGTCCGGATCTGATCACGAAATATTTCTTCTCACCCATACTGAGCCTCAATTAA
- the ybeY gene encoding rRNA maturation RNase YbeY → MVTVWTENTYDGKDFRSVLPFDFESVATEVAGEVLRRAGCPFDAEVSLTLVDDETMHRINRETRGVDRTTDVLSFPAVAYTSPAAFREAEQDRAGSFDPESGRLMLGDILISVRKVAEQAEAYGHSTRREFAFLVAHSTLHLIGYDHMTPEEETIMFAKQEEALESLGIGRDSD, encoded by the coding sequence ATGGTCACCGTATGGACAGAGAACACCTATGATGGGAAGGATTTCCGCTCCGTTCTGCCGTTCGATTTCGAATCGGTCGCGACGGAGGTGGCAGGAGAGGTTCTCCGCCGGGCCGGATGCCCATTTGACGCAGAGGTCAGTCTGACACTGGTGGATGATGAGACGATGCACCGGATCAACCGCGAAACACGGGGCGTCGACCGCACGACAGACGTGCTGTCTTTTCCTGCGGTCGCCTACACCTCGCCGGCCGCCTTCCGTGAAGCGGAGCAGGACCGGGCCGGCTCCTTCGATCCGGAATCAGGCCGGCTCATGCTCGGAGACATCCTGATCTCAGTCAGGAAGGTAGCGGAGCAGGCTGAGGCCTACGGTCACAGCACCCGGCGCGAGTTCGCCTTCCTTGTGGCTCACAGCACGCTTCATCTGATCGGCTACGATCACATGACGCCGGAGGAAGAAACCATCATGTTCGCGAAGCAGGAAGAGGCGCTTGAGAGTCTCGGCATCGGGCGGGACTCTGACTGA
- the proB gene encoding glutamate 5-kinase, whose translation MHLREHLKDRRRIVIKVGSSSLVHPETGRLNLQKIDILVREVSDLRNQGKDVVIVSSGAIAVGRAAMGLGELHSLRQKQACAAIGQGKLMMIYQKFFSEYSQTSAQLLLTKQTIVSDESRTNARNTFSELFALGAIPIVNENDTVETYDIRFGDNDRLSAIVTALIHADLLILLSDIRGLYTDDPKRNPDAVFIREVDVLDDRLRGMAKDTAGSRFGTGGMATKLAAADIATAAGADMIIAGAEDFRIIHRLIGGAEEGTLFHAHPHESRLINDLLGKREDPS comes from the coding sequence TTGCATCTTCGAGAACATCTGAAGGACCGCCGCCGGATCGTCATCAAGGTCGGATCCAGCTCGCTGGTTCATCCTGAAACCGGACGGCTGAACCTGCAGAAAATCGACATTCTGGTGAGAGAAGTCTCTGACCTTCGAAATCAGGGAAAGGATGTCGTCATCGTATCATCGGGGGCCATCGCGGTCGGAAGAGCCGCCATGGGACTCGGAGAGCTTCACTCCCTCCGGCAGAAGCAGGCGTGCGCCGCGATCGGTCAGGGGAAGCTGATGATGATCTATCAGAAATTCTTCTCCGAATACAGCCAGACCTCCGCCCAGCTTCTGCTGACAAAGCAGACCATCGTAAGCGACGAAAGCCGGACGAACGCCAGAAATACCTTCAGTGAGCTGTTCGCTCTCGGTGCGATCCCCATCGTCAATGAGAACGACACCGTGGAAACCTATGATATTCGTTTCGGCGACAATGACCGCCTCTCGGCCATCGTAACGGCGCTGATTCACGCGGACCTTCTGATTCTGCTCTCCGACATCCGCGGACTCTACACGGACGACCCTAAGCGGAATCCGGACGCGGTTTTCATCAGAGAGGTCGATGTGCTCGATGACCGTCTTCGCGGGATGGCGAAGGATACGGCCGGAAGCCGGTTCGGCACCGGGGGGATGGCCACCAAACTGGCGGCGGCTGATATCGCCACCGCTGCCGGAGCGGACATGATCATCGCGGGCGCAGAGGATTTTCGTATCATTCACCGCCTGATCGGCGGGGCGGAAGAGGGTACGCTGTTCCATGCCCATCCCCATGAGTCACGTCTCATCAACGACCTGCTCGGGAAGCGGGAAGATCCGTCGTAA
- a CDS encoding DUF3048 domain-containing protein, with product MIIMKSAAAGLLAGLLAAGMLAPVSASASQELVGSAGAADSSSFSSASGEARQEAAAREETIPDGQMKSRLTGEYVSEEEGMRRPVAFMIDNVKDADPPSGISSASVYYECEVESDLSRICAVFGDGAWDQEGKIGPLRSCRDYFISLVAGLDPIYEHYGQAAYALPYLESDDVDNISGLMSYSYDAFYRDGPHAAPHNAYTSGEGINTLIGELGYRTAYRDGSLPELTFRAVGDDVTPDGRDASYVALGYPFNQPVFTYHAEDGCYFRSQYGHEHTDLETGSQLYVKNIILEYQNAANYQNSSYKHYETTGSGKGKYITNGKAVDITWERDSFYSPVVYRTADGNVLRLNPGKTWVAVIRKDQLNQCRIGADESSASAVEDAGTIAEQKQEMDAWVSEYKAGEEAYLSKMAQQRSDNVAKHGGTKVEVGLS from the coding sequence ATGATCATAATGAAATCCGCTGCTGCCGGTCTTCTGGCCGGTCTTCTGGCCGCCGGCATGCTTGCACCGGTCTCCGCATCCGCCAGTCAGGAACTGGTGGGCAGCGCCGGCGCTGCAGATTCGTCATCTTTTTCATCCGCTTCGGGTGAAGCCCGGCAGGAAGCCGCCGCCCGGGAGGAAACGATTCCGGACGGACAGATGAAAAGCCGTCTTACCGGTGAATATGTCTCCGAGGAGGAAGGCATGCGCCGCCCGGTCGCGTTCATGATCGACAATGTGAAGGACGCGGATCCGCCCAGCGGGATCAGCAGCGCCTCGGTCTACTACGAGTGTGAGGTCGAATCCGACCTGAGCCGCATCTGCGCGGTATTCGGTGACGGCGCGTGGGACCAGGAGGGAAAGATCGGGCCGCTCCGCAGCTGCCGGGACTATTTCATCAGCCTCGTCGCCGGTCTTGATCCCATCTATGAGCATTACGGTCAGGCCGCCTACGCGCTTCCCTACCTCGAATCGGACGATGTGGACAACATCAGCGGCCTGATGAGCTACAGCTATGATGCCTTCTACCGGGACGGACCTCACGCAGCGCCTCACAACGCCTACACTTCCGGAGAAGGAATCAACACCCTGATCGGTGAGCTCGGCTACCGCACGGCATACCGCGACGGCTCCTTACCGGAACTGACCTTCCGCGCGGTCGGCGATGACGTGACGCCGGACGGCCGCGACGCCTCCTATGTCGCACTCGGCTATCCGTTCAATCAGCCCGTCTTCACCTACCACGCCGAGGACGGCTGCTATTTCCGCAGCCAGTACGGCCATGAACATACGGATCTGGAAACCGGAAGCCAGCTGTATGTGAAGAATATCATTCTTGAATACCAGAACGCGGCCAATTATCAGAACAGCTCCTACAAGCACTACGAGACGACCGGCAGCGGAAAGGGAAAATATATCACAAACGGGAAGGCGGTGGATATCACCTGGGAGCGCGACAGCTTCTATTCTCCGGTCGTCTACCGCACAGCGGACGGAAATGTGCTGCGTCTCAACCCGGGCAAAACATGGGTCGCCGTCATCCGGAAGGACCAGCTCAATCAGTGCCGGATCGGCGCGGACGAATCTTCGGCATCCGCTGTCGAGGATGCCGGCACCATCGCGGAGCAGAAGCAGGAGATGGACGCCTGGGTGTCCGAGTACAAGGCCGGCGAGGAAGCATATTTAAGCAAAATGGCGCAGCAGCGCTCGGACAATGTCGCGAAGCACGGCGGAACGAAGGTGGAGGTCGGCCTTTCGTAA
- the miaB gene encoding tRNA (N6-isopentenyl adenosine(37)-C2)-methylthiotransferase MiaB gives MTEGKRTNASGAEERQKEYMDRAHDALAVITRAHGRPMRASVVTFGCQMNARDSEKLRGILSAVGYELTDNELDADLVLYNTCTVRENADLHVYGRLGRLTGLKARRPDLIVGLCGCMMQEPGVVAKIRRSYPVVDLIFGTHNLFTFPELLYRILTEKKRIIDLWEGTDAIVENLPVKRTYPFKSGVNVMFGCNNFCSYCIVPYVRGRERSRRPEDILSEIRGLAGDGVREIMLLGQNVNSYGKTLERPFSFARLLREAAAVDGIDRIRFMTSHPKDLSDELIEAIAETPKVCRHLHLPVQSGSSRLLRAMNRHYTREDYLALVKKIRAAVPDISLTTDIIVGFPGETEEDFRDTLSLVEEVGYDSCFTFLYSKRTGTPAASMEDQVPEDVAHERFDRLLAVVKRTGEAASSRFQGETHDVLVEELNKEPGYVTGRISQNIVVHVPGTKEDIGRIIPVVLDDCRGFYYFGTRADLH, from the coding sequence ATGACAGAAGGAAAAAGGACGAACGCCTCCGGCGCGGAGGAAAGACAGAAGGAGTATATGGACAGAGCTCATGACGCGCTCGCAGTCATCACAAGGGCCCACGGACGGCCGATGCGCGCGTCGGTCGTCACCTTCGGGTGCCAGATGAACGCACGCGACTCCGAGAAGCTGCGCGGTATTCTTTCCGCGGTAGGATACGAGCTCACAGACAACGAGCTGGACGCCGACCTGGTGCTCTACAACACCTGTACGGTCCGCGAGAACGCCGATCTTCATGTTTACGGCCGTCTCGGCCGTCTCACCGGCCTTAAGGCCAGACGCCCGGATCTCATCGTCGGGCTCTGCGGCTGCATGATGCAGGAACCGGGGGTTGTCGCGAAAATCCGCCGCAGCTATCCGGTCGTCGATCTGATCTTCGGCACGCACAATCTCTTTACCTTTCCCGAACTGCTGTACCGGATTCTGACGGAAAAGAAACGGATCATCGATCTGTGGGAAGGAACCGACGCGATTGTCGAGAACCTGCCGGTAAAGCGGACCTATCCATTCAAATCCGGCGTCAACGTGATGTTCGGCTGCAACAATTTCTGCAGCTACTGCATCGTCCCCTATGTGAGAGGACGGGAACGCAGCCGCAGGCCGGAGGACATTCTCAGCGAGATCCGCGGGCTCGCCGGCGACGGTGTCCGCGAGATCATGCTGCTGGGGCAGAACGTCAATTCATACGGGAAGACGCTGGAGCGTCCCTTCTCCTTCGCCCGGCTGCTCCGGGAGGCGGCGGCCGTCGACGGCATCGACCGGATCCGCTTCATGACCTCCCATCCGAAGGATCTCTCCGACGAACTGATCGAAGCCATCGCGGAGACGCCGAAGGTCTGCCGTCACCTGCATCTGCCGGTGCAGTCCGGCAGCTCACGGCTGCTCCGGGCCATGAACCGGCATTATACGCGGGAGGATTACCTCGCGCTCGTGAAAAAAATCAGGGCGGCCGTCCCGGATATTTCGCTGACGACCGACATCATCGTCGGCTTCCCTGGAGAGACAGAGGAGGACTTCCGGGATACGCTGAGCCTCGTCGAGGAAGTCGGATACGACAGCTGCTTCACCTTCCTCTACTCGAAACGGACCGGCACCCCGGCCGCGTCGATGGAGGATCAGGTGCCGGAGGATGTGGCGCATGAGCGCTTTGACCGGCTTCTGGCCGTCGTGAAGCGAACCGGAGAGGCGGCCTCCTCGCGCTTTCAGGGAGAAACCCATGACGTGCTGGTGGAGGAGCTAAACAAGGAGCCGGGCTATGTGACGGGACGGATCTCACAGAATATCGTGGTTCATGTGCCCGGCACGAAAGAGGACATCGGCCGGATCATCCCGGTCGTCCTTGACGACTGCCGCGGGTTCTACTATTTCGGGACCCGGGCTGACCTGCACTGA
- a CDS encoding 5-formyltetrahydrofolate cyclo-ligase, translating into MTKREIRSQILVERRRIPPLMLEQRSGIIRKKLMKEPVWKNAGSIFCYVSLADEVVTIPLIQAAWAEGKKVAVPRCEGRDMVFITLTSFDCLAPGIHGIPEPVGGTTEENDAALIIMPGVAFDVNRHRVGYGGGFYDRYLEAHPDNPTAAVAFDFSVLTEVPSGPDDKRPDLIVTDRRIIR; encoded by the coding sequence ATGACAAAGCGGGAAATCCGGTCACAGATTCTGGTCGAACGGCGGCGCATCCCTCCGCTGATGCTGGAGCAGCGTTCCGGCATCATCCGGAAGAAACTGATGAAGGAGCCTGTATGGAAGAATGCCGGCAGCATTTTCTGCTACGTCTCCCTTGCTGACGAAGTGGTGACCATCCCGCTGATTCAGGCGGCGTGGGCGGAAGGAAAGAAGGTCGCGGTGCCGCGGTGCGAGGGCCGTGACATGGTCTTCATCACTCTCACCTCCTTTGACTGTCTTGCCCCCGGCATTCACGGAATCCCCGAACCGGTCGGAGGGACGACGGAGGAGAATGATGCCGCTCTCATCATCATGCCCGGCGTGGCCTTCGACGTGAACCGGCACAGGGTCGGCTACGGCGGAGGATTCTACGACCGCTACCTCGAGGCCCACCCGGATAACCCGACGGCGGCGGTTGCATTCGACTTCTCCGTTCTGACGGAGGTTCCGTCCGGTCCGGATGACAAGAGACCCGATCTGATCGTCACGGACAGGAGAATCATCCGGTAA